In Thermoplasmata archaeon, a genomic segment contains:
- a CDS encoding type IV pilin N-terminal domain-containing protein yields the protein MKTILREDESGVSEVIGTILILAMTVVLFSVIIIWVSNIPTPTAQTRLDIRPEMQPIYSGLGVEIGVNITLFHQGGEALLPVPTIIYVVSQRGSAAPQTDVVILHLYNGLLATPSGLMDGKDSVWDIGERWAYKNYLLRSSDTISVTIIDIQKSFIVWTSQVTAPAGTRPPVFTDKWTDGFPSTEIVDPVQATLGFNLYVKVTDPDNDLNVNSVYATLTMWYGVNPTCSVPLPMKDDGVAPDRAAGDHVFTLGSSCMSSPLPPLEWDGSIILLNATDLKGHQTTTRFVLHVVPQTFGGGGGGGSIPSQLWQYIGFIQVRAEEVWFSHMGEIVGTSNHFSLGRVQRNDLNTGGGALFHLLMANHGNRTIFVDGFTSLAFRSASASSVQTIYVVCGVAKDPAGNSKCAVDPTKPANAGGLAKYPGTGVYNNFEYAQVFDINPLNQETGGTPVAILAVTRTAFTCCTTTTWGSDSFFPSILVSGISGPLNMTYQQIISRWGANYNPFDHLNDVDLSMKTQWYAQVIPFIAMTVI from the coding sequence ATGAAAACCATCTTGCGCGAAGACGAGTCGGGTGTGTCGGAAGTCATCGGCACGATCCTGATTCTCGCGATGACGGTCGTCCTGTTTTCCGTGATCATCATCTGGGTCTCGAACATCCCAACGCCCACCGCACAGACTCGGCTGGACATCCGCCCGGAGATGCAGCCGATCTACAGCGGACTCGGGGTTGAAATCGGAGTGAACATCACCCTGTTCCATCAGGGCGGCGAGGCGCTTCTGCCGGTGCCCACGATCATCTACGTCGTGTCGCAGCGAGGCTCGGCCGCCCCGCAGACGGACGTCGTCATCCTCCATCTCTACAACGGGCTCCTTGCCACTCCGAGCGGCCTGATGGACGGAAAGGACAGCGTCTGGGATATCGGCGAGCGATGGGCGTACAAGAACTACCTGCTCCGATCGTCCGACACAATCTCGGTCACGATCATCGACATCCAGAAGAGCTTCATCGTTTGGACGAGCCAAGTGACCGCACCCGCGGGCACACGGCCCCCCGTCTTCACCGACAAGTGGACCGACGGCTTCCCGTCCACCGAGATCGTCGACCCTGTCCAGGCGACCTTGGGCTTCAATCTGTATGTCAAGGTCACGGACCCGGACAACGACCTGAACGTGAATTCCGTGTACGCAACCCTCACGATGTGGTACGGAGTCAACCCCACGTGTTCGGTGCCCCTCCCGATGAAAGATGACGGCGTCGCACCGGACCGGGCCGCGGGGGACCACGTCTTCACCCTCGGCTCCTCGTGCATGAGCTCCCCCCTGCCGCCCCTCGAGTGGGACGGATCGATTATCCTGTTGAACGCGACCGACCTGAAGGGCCATCAGACGACGACCCGCTTCGTACTGCACGTGGTCCCGCAGACCTTCGGCGGAGGAGGCGGAGGCGGCTCGATCCCGAGCCAGCTGTGGCAGTACATCGGCTTCATCCAGGTCCGCGCCGAAGAGGTTTGGTTCTCGCATATGGGGGAGATCGTTGGGACGAGCAATCACTTCTCGCTGGGCCGAGTTCAGAGGAATGACCTCAACACCGGCGGCGGCGCGCTCTTCCACCTCCTGATGGCGAATCACGGGAATCGCACGATCTTCGTCGACGGCTTCACCTCGCTTGCCTTCCGCAGTGCAAGCGCCTCGAGCGTGCAGACGATTTACGTCGTCTGCGGCGTCGCGAAGGACCCGGCCGGCAACTCGAAATGCGCGGTCGACCCGACCAAACCAGCCAACGCCGGCGGCCTCGCGAAGTATCCGGGCACGGGGGTTTATAACAACTTCGAGTACGCGCAGGTGTTCGACATCAACCCCCTGAACCAGGAAACCGGGGGCACCCCCGTAGCAATCTTGGCAGTCACCAGGACCGCGTTCACCTGCTGCACGACGACCACGTGGGGGTCCGATTCCTTCTTCCCGAGCATCCTCGTCTCGGGGATCTCCGGGCCGCTGAACATGACGTACCAGCAGATCATCAGCCGGTGGGGGGCCAACTACAATCCCTTCGACCACCTCAACGACGTGGACTTGTCCATGAAGACCCAGTGGTACGCGCAGGTCATCCCGTTCATCGCGATGACCGTCATCTAG